A single Corvus hawaiiensis isolate bCorHaw1 chromosome 26, bCorHaw1.pri.cur, whole genome shotgun sequence DNA region contains:
- the MED30 gene encoding mediator of RNA polymerase II transcription subunit 30 isoform X1 produces MSTPPLAGAGMPPGAFSGTQAQAAREVNTASLCRIGQETVQDIVFRTMEIFQLLRNMQLPNGVTYHTATYQDRLAKLQEHLRQLSILFRKLRLVYDKCNENCAGLDPVPIETGRSSKEMFYFECYLIFPSERGFFPGAYSSPTTSLWSANVQLIPYVEEDGSKHDDRGAASQLRFASEERREIMEVNKKLKQKNQQLKQIMDQLRNLIWDINAMLAMRN; encoded by the exons ATGTCGACCCCCCCTCTGGCTGGGGCGGGGATGCCACCGGGAGCTTTCTCTGGGACGCAGGCTCAGGCTGCCAGGGAGGTGAACACGGCTTCCCTCTGCCGCATCGGCCAGGAGACCGTGCAGGACATTGTCTTTCGAACCATGGAAATCTTCCAGTTACTGAGGAATATGCAG TTACCAAATGGTGTTACTTATCATACTGCAACATATCAAGACAGACTGGCAAAGCTGCAGGAACATCTCCGTCAGTTATCAATACTCTTCAGAAAACTGAGATTAGTCTATGACAAATGCAATGAAAACTGTGCTGGGCTCGATCCTGTTCCCATAGAA ACAGGGAGGTCTTCAAAGGAAATGTTCTACTTTGAGTGCTACTTAATTTTTCCATCGgagagaggtttttttccaggagcaTATAGCAGCCCCACTACTTCTTTATGGTCTGCAAATGTA CAACTTATTCCATATGTTGAAGAAGATGGCTCCAAGCACGATGATCGTGGTGCTGCAAGTCAGCTTCGTTTTGCTAgtgaagagagaagggaaatcaTGGAAGTAAATAAG aaactgaaacagaagaatCAGCAGCTGAAGCAGATCATGGATCAGTTACGAAATCTTATTTGGGATATAAATGCCATGTTGGCAATGAGGAACTGA
- the MED30 gene encoding mediator of RNA polymerase II transcription subunit 30 isoform X2, whose amino-acid sequence MSTPPLAGAGMPPGAFSGTQAQAAREVNTASLCRIGQETVQDIVFRTMEIFQLLRNMQLPNGVTYHTATYQDRLAKLQEHLRQLSILFRKLRLVYDKCNENCAGLDPVPIEQLIPYVEEDGSKHDDRGAASQLRFASEERREIMEVNKKLKQKNQQLKQIMDQLRNLIWDINAMLAMRN is encoded by the exons ATGTCGACCCCCCCTCTGGCTGGGGCGGGGATGCCACCGGGAGCTTTCTCTGGGACGCAGGCTCAGGCTGCCAGGGAGGTGAACACGGCTTCCCTCTGCCGCATCGGCCAGGAGACCGTGCAGGACATTGTCTTTCGAACCATGGAAATCTTCCAGTTACTGAGGAATATGCAG TTACCAAATGGTGTTACTTATCATACTGCAACATATCAAGACAGACTGGCAAAGCTGCAGGAACATCTCCGTCAGTTATCAATACTCTTCAGAAAACTGAGATTAGTCTATGACAAATGCAATGAAAACTGTGCTGGGCTCGATCCTGTTCCCATAGAA CAACTTATTCCATATGTTGAAGAAGATGGCTCCAAGCACGATGATCGTGGTGCTGCAAGTCAGCTTCGTTTTGCTAgtgaagagagaagggaaatcaTGGAAGTAAATAAG aaactgaaacagaagaatCAGCAGCTGAAGCAGATCATGGATCAGTTACGAAATCTTATTTGGGATATAAATGCCATGTTGGCAATGAGGAACTGA